In Corynebacterium aquatimens, one genomic interval encodes:
- a CDS encoding YebC/PmpR family DNA-binding transcriptional regulator — protein MAGHSKWATTKHKKAANDAKRSKLWAKMIKDIEVAARTGGGDPAGNPTLDDMIKKAKKASVPGDNIERARKRGSGEEAGGADWQTVMYEGYGPNGVAMLIECLTDNRNRAATDVRTAMTKNGGNLGESGSVAYMFTRKGVNTLAKGELEEDDVLMAVLDAGAEEVVDTGEQFEVLSAASDLHAVRDALAEAGIEVEETDTDFRASVEVDLDADSARKLFKLIDALEDSDDVQNVFTNMTLSDEVAAELADD, from the coding sequence ATGGCTGGCCACTCAAAGTGGGCAACAACGAAGCACAAGAAGGCCGCAAACGACGCAAAGCGTTCCAAGTTGTGGGCGAAAATGATTAAGGACATCGAGGTCGCGGCGCGTACCGGCGGTGGTGATCCGGCGGGTAACCCGACGCTCGATGACATGATCAAGAAGGCCAAGAAGGCTTCTGTTCCGGGCGACAACATTGAGCGCGCTCGCAAGCGTGGTTCGGGCGAAGAAGCTGGCGGTGCTGACTGGCAGACCGTGATGTACGAGGGCTACGGCCCGAACGGCGTGGCCATGCTCATTGAGTGCTTGACCGATAACCGCAACCGTGCTGCGACGGACGTGCGCACCGCGATGACTAAAAACGGTGGCAACCTTGGTGAGTCCGGTTCTGTTGCGTACATGTTTACGCGCAAGGGTGTGAACACTCTGGCCAAGGGCGAGCTGGAAGAGGACGACGTGTTGATGGCCGTCCTTGACGCTGGTGCAGAGGAAGTCGTGGATACGGGCGAGCAGTTCGAGGTTCTCTCCGCTGCGTCCGATCTTCACGCCGTGCGTGACGCGCTGGCTGAAGCCGGCATTGAGGTCGAGGAAACCGATACGGACTTCCGCGCCTCCGTCGAGGTCGACCTGGATGCGGATAGCGCACGCAAGTTGTTCAAGCTGATCGACGCGCTGGAAGACTCCGACGATGTTCAGAACGTGTTTACTAACATGACCCTATCTGACGAGGTCGCTGCGGAACTCGCTGACGATTAA
- the ruvC gene encoding crossover junction endodeoxyribonuclease RuvC, which yields MGIDPGLTRCGLSVVQAGKGRQVIPMAAGVVRTPSDAELSERLLRLSAAVHEWMDDYQPDVVAMERLFERGNVSTVMHTAHAVGVMVLAAAERNIPVYMYTPSEVKKAVSGNGRADKKQMTVMITRILGLGAPPKPADAADALAIAVCHCWRAPMIAIGKNEQHKLGVASQEQPQQRKGA from the coding sequence ATGGGGATTGACCCCGGATTGACGCGCTGTGGCCTGTCAGTGGTGCAGGCAGGAAAAGGCCGCCAAGTGATTCCGATGGCGGCGGGTGTGGTCCGCACGCCGTCGGATGCGGAGCTATCTGAGCGACTCCTGCGGCTCTCGGCCGCGGTCCATGAATGGATGGATGACTACCAGCCGGACGTGGTGGCGATGGAACGGCTCTTTGAGCGCGGCAATGTGTCGACGGTGATGCACACTGCGCATGCGGTGGGAGTCATGGTGCTGGCTGCCGCGGAGCGCAACATTCCGGTCTACATGTACACGCCGTCAGAAGTGAAGAAGGCCGTTTCCGGTAACGGGCGTGCGGATAAGAAGCAGATGACGGTGATGATCACGCGCATTCTGGGTCTTGGGGCGCCGCCTAAACCCGCCGATGCGGCGGATGCGTTGGCGATTGCGGTGTGCCACTGCTGGCGCGCACCGATGATCGCGATAGGAAAGAATGAACAGCACAAGTTAGGCGTAGCCAGCCAGGAACAACCACAGCAACGAAAGGGCGCGTAA
- the ruvA gene encoding Holliday junction branch migration protein RuvA yields the protein MIDSVHGEVLSIGLDHAVIECAGVGYRFLATPPTLATLTRGETTRVFTSMVVKDDGVTLYGFADDDARGMFHRLQTVSGLGPKLALAALAVFSPAELATHIVAGDAKTIQSIPGVGKKMAERIALELKDKMEGMYPAEAGTGTAASPGAGAPASASGASFATEQVVEALVGLGFPERSARAAVDKIAADNEGADSSALLRLALNHLGKK from the coding sequence ATGATTGACTCTGTACACGGTGAGGTACTGTCCATCGGCCTTGATCACGCGGTCATCGAATGCGCTGGTGTGGGTTACCGTTTCTTGGCCACGCCGCCGACGCTGGCAACATTGACGCGTGGGGAGACCACGCGCGTGTTCACCTCGATGGTCGTGAAAGACGATGGGGTGACGCTCTACGGTTTCGCTGATGATGATGCACGCGGCATGTTCCACCGGCTGCAGACGGTGTCCGGTTTGGGACCGAAGTTGGCGCTGGCTGCCTTGGCGGTGTTCTCCCCGGCGGAGCTGGCCACCCATATCGTTGCGGGGGACGCGAAGACTATCCAGTCCATTCCGGGCGTGGGCAAGAAAATGGCTGAACGCATCGCGCTTGAGCTGAAAGACAAAATGGAGGGCATGTACCCGGCTGAGGCCGGGACCGGTACGGCTGCATCCCCGGGTGCCGGTGCTCCCGCGTCGGCAAGCGGGGCGTCTTTTGCCACGGAGCAAGTGGTGGAAGCCCTAGTCGGCCTGGGATTCCCCGAGCGCAGCGCGCGGGCGGCCGTCGATAAGATTGCCGCGGACAATGAGGGTGCGGACTCTTCGGCATTGCTGCGGCTGGCGCTGAACCACCTGGGCAAGAAATAG
- the ruvB gene encoding Holliday junction branch migration DNA helicase RuvB produces MSDVEKTEFELPADLARQIDSPIDANEQVEERDVEKTLRPKSIEEFIGQPKVREQLSLVLTGAKRRGVTPDHILLSGPPGLGKTTMAMIIAQELGTSLRMTSGPALERAGDLAAMLSNLMEGDVLFIDEIHRIARPAEEMLYMAMEDFRIDVIVGKGPGATSIPLEIPPFTLVGATTRAGMLTGPLRDRFGFTAQMEFYDVADLTKVVTRAASILDVDIDPDAAVEIASRSRGTPRIANRLLRRVRDWADVNGDGRVTLTAAREALDVFDVDELGLDRLDRAVLDSLIRSHSGGPVGVNTLAIAVGEEPSTVEEVCEPYLVRAGLMARTGRGRVATAAAWQHLGITPPPEAPGQLNLL; encoded by the coding sequence ATGTCGGACGTAGAGAAGACCGAGTTTGAGCTCCCCGCGGATCTTGCGCGCCAGATTGATTCACCGATTGATGCCAATGAGCAGGTGGAAGAGCGCGATGTGGAAAAGACTCTGCGCCCGAAATCGATCGAAGAATTCATCGGTCAGCCGAAGGTGCGTGAGCAGCTGAGCTTGGTCTTAACCGGTGCGAAGCGGCGTGGGGTAACGCCTGACCACATTCTGCTGTCTGGTCCCCCGGGGTTGGGTAAGACCACGATGGCGATGATCATTGCCCAAGAACTTGGCACTTCTTTGCGCATGACGTCGGGCCCTGCGCTGGAGCGCGCGGGGGACTTGGCTGCGATGCTATCGAACCTCATGGAGGGTGACGTGCTCTTCATTGATGAGATTCACCGTATTGCGCGGCCGGCGGAAGAAATGCTCTATATGGCGATGGAAGACTTCCGGATTGATGTGATCGTGGGCAAGGGGCCCGGTGCGACGTCGATCCCGCTGGAGATCCCGCCTTTTACCCTTGTGGGCGCCACCACGCGCGCGGGAATGCTGACTGGTCCGCTGCGTGACCGTTTTGGGTTTACCGCGCAAATGGAATTTTATGATGTCGCGGATCTGACCAAGGTGGTAACGCGTGCGGCGTCAATCCTGGACGTGGACATTGACCCCGATGCCGCGGTGGAGATCGCGTCACGCTCCCGGGGCACGCCGCGTATTGCCAACCGACTGCTGCGTCGCGTGCGTGACTGGGCTGACGTGAATGGCGATGGGCGAGTAACGTTGACCGCGGCACGTGAGGCGCTTGACGTCTTTGACGTGGATGAGCTGGGGCTGGACCGACTGGACCGCGCGGTGCTTGACTCCTTGATTCGAAGCCACTCCGGCGGGCCTGTGGGTGTGAACACCCTGGCCATTGCGGTGGGGGAGGAACCCTCCACCGTGGAGGAAGTATGCGAGCCCTACTTGGTCCGCGCTGGTCTCATGGCGCGCACGGGTCGCGGCCGCGTGGCAACAGCCGCTGCGTGGCAGCACCTTGGAATCACCCCGCCACCGGAAGCGCCGGGGCAATTGAACTTGCTCTAG
- the secD gene encoding protein translocase subunit SecD, whose protein sequence is MKSAKPKRTQAAARSHANRVWPKRALALFLLLVAVVYSLVFLTGDHKASPKLGIDLQGGTRVTLVPQGKEPTKDQLAQARTILENRVNGMGVSGASVVVDGNTLVITVAGEDTSQVRTIGQTSQLMFRPVIDPNMPQNEQIGEFVSTLGDMANRWVESGVIEKPMAEAIITQLITAMNEAAQDPAQKVEAPAIDKEPLPEADNTLEASKRRQEITAMLREDRQSDDPLKQFAAMSLLQCQTATEEGAVAADPLAGTDDPKRPLVTCDVGTGRPIVLDQVPLLEGVTDPEGPRLTGNTIDTNRPITGGLNPQTNQMEINFAFSQEGEFNGSSTWAALTAAMLQKQIAITLDSQVISAPVIQSPTPVGSATSITGQFTQTEAEALANNLKYGALPLSFAGENGEPGGTAQTVPPSLGIASLKAGIIAGIVGLILVAIFVFAYYRLFGLISLFTLFAAGALVYGSLVLLGRWIGYTLDLSGVAGLIIGIGTTADSFVVLYERVKDEVRRGRTFRSATRNGWDRAKETIVTGNIVTLLGAVVIYVLAVGEVKGFAFTMGLTTVFDLVVTFLVTAPLMILASRSPFWSRPAVNGMGRAFESAKYADVDEDEIEINPAEVNPAQDDAEQATDVETAEPRISTTKLSVTDPQEDK, encoded by the coding sequence ATGAAGAGCGCCAAGCCGAAGCGGACGCAGGCGGCGGCACGCTCGCACGCGAATCGCGTATGGCCAAAGCGCGCCCTCGCGCTGTTCCTGCTCCTAGTCGCCGTGGTTTACTCGCTCGTGTTTTTAACGGGTGACCACAAAGCATCGCCGAAGCTGGGTATTGACCTGCAGGGTGGTACACGCGTGACCCTGGTGCCGCAGGGCAAGGAGCCGACGAAAGACCAGCTGGCCCAGGCGCGCACGATCCTGGAGAACCGCGTGAACGGTATGGGTGTTTCCGGCGCATCCGTCGTGGTGGACGGCAACACGCTGGTGATTACGGTTGCCGGTGAGGACACCAGCCAGGTCCGCACGATTGGGCAGACCTCCCAGCTGATGTTCCGCCCGGTGATTGACCCCAACATGCCGCAGAACGAGCAGATCGGGGAGTTTGTCTCCACCCTGGGTGACATGGCTAACCGTTGGGTGGAGTCCGGTGTGATTGAAAAGCCGATGGCGGAAGCAATCATCACCCAGCTGATCACCGCGATGAATGAGGCTGCTCAAGACCCGGCCCAGAAGGTTGAGGCGCCGGCGATTGATAAGGAGCCGTTGCCGGAAGCGGACAACACGCTGGAGGCATCCAAGCGCCGCCAGGAGATCACCGCGATGCTGCGTGAGGACCGTCAGTCGGACGACCCGCTGAAGCAGTTTGCTGCGATGAGTCTTCTGCAGTGCCAGACGGCGACGGAAGAGGGCGCTGTGGCTGCTGACCCGCTCGCGGGTACGGATGACCCGAAGCGCCCGCTGGTGACCTGTGACGTGGGTACCGGCCGCCCGATCGTGCTGGATCAAGTTCCGCTGCTGGAAGGCGTCACGGACCCGGAGGGTCCGCGCTTGACCGGTAACACGATTGACACCAACCGCCCGATCACCGGTGGTCTGAACCCACAGACCAACCAGATGGAGATCAACTTCGCGTTCAGCCAGGAAGGTGAATTCAACGGCTCTTCCACATGGGCCGCTCTCACCGCAGCGATGCTGCAGAAGCAAATCGCCATCACGCTTGACTCCCAGGTGATTTCCGCACCGGTGATCCAAAGCCCAACCCCGGTGGGTTCCGCAACGTCGATTACCGGCCAGTTCACCCAGACTGAGGCAGAAGCACTGGCGAATAACCTCAAGTACGGTGCGCTTCCGCTGTCATTTGCGGGTGAAAACGGTGAACCTGGTGGTACCGCGCAGACGGTTCCGCCGTCACTGGGTATCGCCTCGCTGAAGGCGGGCATCATCGCCGGCATCGTCGGTCTGATCCTCGTCGCGATCTTCGTGTTCGCCTACTACCGCCTGTTCGGCTTGATCTCTTTGTTCACGCTGTTTGCCGCGGGTGCACTTGTTTACGGTTCGCTGGTTCTGCTGGGCCGCTGGATCGGCTACACGCTGGACCTGTCCGGTGTCGCCGGTTTGATCATCGGTATTGGTACCACCGCCGACTCCTTCGTGGTTCTCTACGAACGCGTTAAGGATGAGGTCCGCCGTGGCAGAACCTTCCGTTCCGCGACGAGGAATGGTTGGGACCGCGCTAAGGAAACCATCGTTACCGGTAACATCGTCACGCTGTTGGGCGCCGTAGTGATCTACGTCCTCGCCGTCGGTGAGGTCAAGGGTTTCGCGTTCACCATGGGTCTGACAACCGTCTTCGACCTTGTGGTCACCTTCCTGGTCACCGCACCGCTGATGATCCTTGCCTCGCGTAGCCCGTTCTGGTCGCGCCCAGCCGTCAACGGAATGGGCAGGGCATTCGAATCCGCGAAGTACGCTGATGTGGACGAGGATGAGATTGAGATCAACCCGGCTGAGGTCAACCCCGCTCAGGACGACGCGGAACAGGCAACAGACGTTGAGACCGCCGAGCCGCGCATTTCTACCACCAAGCTTTCCGTTACGGACCCGCAGGAGGACAAATAA
- the secF gene encoding protein translocase subunit SecF, producing MSTAIASGSAEPSKGTAAATKSNRENEHHATGLEALYTGNGAIDFIGRSKTWYMITLALIAVCVVSMLVRGFNLSIDFEGGTKMAMPAGDLVVEQVEETFIEATGVTPELTQIVGAGDSRTLEINSEFLSDQQINDARQAIFDKYKPLDGEGKPSPDAIGDSTVSESWGSTITNRMILSMVIFLLVASAYVALRLQRNMAIAAMLALLIDGVLIIGIYSLLGLEISPAMIIGLLTVLTFSIYDTVIVFDKVKENTEGILDSRRSTYAEQANLAVNQTVMRSISTSVISALPIVALLIVAVWLLGVGTLQDLALIQLIGVVEGIFSSLFLATPLLVSLTNRQKKYKEHNAAVARFREGKADDDHERTAEGKRVVASVASPGMDSGRERTPTTSTWRPNQR from the coding sequence ATGAGCACCGCAATCGCATCAGGCTCCGCGGAACCGTCGAAGGGCACCGCGGCAGCAACCAAGTCCAACCGGGAGAACGAGCACCACGCGACTGGTTTGGAAGCGCTGTACACCGGCAACGGTGCAATTGACTTCATTGGCCGCTCCAAGACCTGGTACATGATTACGCTCGCGCTCATCGCGGTGTGCGTCGTGTCCATGCTGGTGCGCGGCTTCAACTTGAGCATCGACTTTGAGGGCGGCACCAAGATGGCCATGCCCGCGGGTGATCTCGTGGTTGAGCAGGTGGAGGAGACCTTCATTGAGGCCACCGGCGTGACCCCGGAGCTGACTCAGATCGTCGGCGCGGGCGACTCGCGCACGCTGGAGATCAACTCCGAGTTCCTCTCCGACCAGCAGATCAACGACGCCCGCCAGGCGATTTTTGACAAGTACAAGCCGCTTGACGGTGAAGGCAAGCCATCGCCGGACGCGATCGGTGACTCCACGGTGTCTGAATCGTGGGGTTCCACGATTACCAACCGCATGATCTTGTCGATGGTGATCTTCCTTCTTGTCGCTTCCGCGTATGTTGCTCTTCGCCTGCAGCGCAACATGGCTATCGCCGCGATGCTCGCGCTGCTTATCGACGGCGTGTTGATCATCGGCATCTACTCACTTCTGGGCCTGGAGATTTCCCCGGCCATGATCATCGGTCTGCTCACGGTGCTGACGTTTTCCATCTACGACACGGTCATCGTGTTTGACAAGGTGAAAGAGAACACCGAGGGCATTTTGGATTCGCGTAGATCTACCTATGCGGAGCAAGCCAACTTGGCGGTGAACCAAACCGTCATGCGTTCGATTTCTACGTCGGTGATTTCGGCACTGCCAATCGTCGCACTGCTCATCGTTGCCGTGTGGCTGCTCGGCGTGGGTACCCTGCAGGACCTTGCCTTGATTCAGCTCATTGGTGTGGTCGAGGGCATTTTCTCCTCCCTGTTCCTGGCTACTCCGCTTCTGGTGAGCCTGACCAACCGTCAGAAGAAGTACAAGGAGCACAACGCGGCCGTCGCACGCTTCCGCGAGGGCAAGGCTGACGACGATCACGAGCGCACTGCCGAGGGCAAGCGCGTGGTTGCTTCCGTGGCCTCACCAGGAATGGACAGTGGCCGGGAGCGCACGCCCACCACATCGACGTGGAGGCCCAACCAGCGGTAG
- a CDS encoding ABC transporter substrate-binding protein — protein MKPLKAAAAALTAVALSLGTVACSGNGDGADENPSTDYFGYQLPVPLVTSNAATNLGDSLKMQRLSGRVFPGPFVPGPSGQMIPNTDLVTTQVLPGANRKVEYTLTEQAKFSDGVPVTCDDYQLAFTAGKNPAIFSSHMPQFDAVESIECTPGSKKFTIKYVEKAGGRWRELFGAGTVLPAHAIAKKIGLETAALTGALQASDYEVMARAADVWRFGYALDKFDPALQVSFGPYKIQAVGKDGEVTLVANDAYYGQAPQIDTIVVWPGSADTADLVSKGALKVGDISDPKPAWFDPNAEGNPYKVETVVGEMTDTLVFADGGAWADKEMRAAVSKCIDPKAVAAASSKVAGVEVPVTPVRVLPHNDPLARRLGDIANPHLNVDIEGARAAAGTELRVGYSVADPRYAAMVEAMRVSCEPAGISIKDVTGKGKTRGDLVSPDVLDEVMGTVTPGTGSIDAYLGAVAPMREYDSSDSRSGELRALRGEERRLWDELPSIPLSAQPRTFVIDKSMEQVVPYTGPVGIGWNMDRWRFAAAAPSSAQKPKKTKD, from the coding sequence ATGAAGCCATTGAAGGCCGCGGCGGCCGCACTTACCGCGGTAGCTCTGTCCCTGGGCACCGTGGCGTGCTCGGGGAATGGTGACGGCGCGGATGAAAATCCGTCGACCGATTACTTCGGTTACCAACTGCCCGTGCCGTTGGTCACCTCGAACGCGGCAACCAATCTGGGTGATTCACTCAAGATGCAGCGCCTGTCCGGCCGCGTATTCCCCGGCCCGTTTGTGCCGGGGCCATCGGGGCAGATGATCCCGAACACGGATCTGGTGACCACCCAAGTGCTGCCTGGTGCGAACCGCAAGGTGGAGTACACGCTCACCGAGCAAGCGAAGTTCTCCGACGGCGTTCCGGTGACGTGTGATGACTACCAGCTTGCGTTCACCGCGGGGAAGAACCCCGCGATCTTCTCGTCCCACATGCCGCAATTCGATGCGGTTGAGTCCATAGAATGCACCCCGGGCTCAAAGAAATTCACCATCAAGTACGTGGAGAAAGCCGGCGGCCGCTGGCGTGAACTCTTCGGCGCTGGCACCGTGCTGCCCGCCCACGCGATTGCAAAGAAGATTGGGCTTGAGACCGCCGCGCTGACGGGTGCGTTGCAGGCGAGCGACTACGAAGTAATGGCGCGCGCCGCGGACGTGTGGCGATTCGGCTACGCCTTGGACAAGTTCGATCCAGCCCTTCAAGTCTCGTTTGGCCCATACAAGATCCAGGCGGTGGGCAAGGATGGTGAGGTCACTCTGGTGGCCAATGACGCCTACTACGGCCAGGCACCGCAGATCGACACAATCGTCGTCTGGCCAGGTTCCGCCGATACCGCTGACCTTGTCAGCAAGGGCGCGCTCAAGGTCGGCGACATCTCAGATCCCAAACCAGCGTGGTTTGATCCGAATGCGGAAGGTAATCCGTACAAGGTGGAAACCGTCGTGGGGGAGATGACCGATACCCTCGTTTTCGCTGACGGCGGTGCATGGGCTGACAAGGAAATGCGAGCCGCGGTCTCCAAGTGCATTGATCCAAAGGCCGTCGCCGCCGCGTCCTCCAAGGTCGCCGGTGTCGAAGTTCCCGTAACTCCCGTACGAGTCCTCCCGCACAATGACCCGTTGGCACGTCGTCTGGGCGACATTGCAAACCCACACCTCAATGTCGATATTGAGGGCGCTCGGGCCGCCGCAGGAACGGAACTGCGCGTTGGGTACTCGGTTGCTGATCCGCGATATGCCGCCATGGTTGAGGCCATGCGTGTCTCGTGTGAACCGGCCGGGATCAGCATCAAGGACGTTACCGGCAAGGGCAAGACCCGCGGCGACCTAGTTTCACCCGATGTTTTGGATGAGGTGATGGGCACCGTGACCCCGGGAACGGGAAGCATTGATGCTTACCTCGGCGCCGTGGCACCCATGCGGGAATATGACAGCTCGGATTCACGCTCCGGTGAACTTCGTGCCCTCCGCGGTGAGGAAAGGCGGCTGTGGGACGAGCTCCCGTCAATTCCGCTTAGCGCTCAGCCGCGCACTTTCGTGATTGACAAGTCGATGGAGCAGGTAGTCCCTTACACTGGACCCGTCGGCATCGGATGGAACATGGATCGCTGGCGCTTCGCCGCTGCTGCGCCGTCAAGCGCGCAGAAACCTAAGAAAACTAAAGACTAA
- a CDS encoding adenine phosphoribosyltransferase has translation MTVNETPQDSDSNEAPQPKYLTARQALDAKMRYVQDFPEEGVLFEDLTPVLADGDALNAVIRELSQACRSMGAEMIGGLDARGFLLGSAVAYDLGVGILAIRKKGKLPPPVISEEYELEYGSAALEIPAEGMNVEGKRIVLVDDVLATGGTLVAAHDLIERAGGTVVGNAVVLEVKGLGGRERLGDTPLVVVSMGSEEQ, from the coding sequence ATGACCGTGAACGAGACGCCCCAAGACAGCGACAGCAACGAGGCACCGCAGCCAAAATACCTCACCGCCCGTCAGGCTCTGGACGCGAAGATGCGCTATGTCCAGGACTTCCCTGAAGAAGGCGTCCTGTTCGAAGACTTGACGCCAGTGCTTGCCGACGGCGATGCGCTGAACGCGGTCATCCGTGAGCTTTCGCAGGCTTGCCGTTCCATGGGCGCGGAAATGATTGGTGGCTTGGACGCCCGCGGCTTCCTTCTTGGCTCCGCTGTGGCCTATGACCTTGGCGTTGGAATCCTTGCAATCCGCAAGAAAGGCAAGCTGCCGCCACCCGTCATCAGCGAGGAATACGAGCTGGAGTACGGCTCCGCTGCATTAGAAATTCCTGCTGAGGGCATGAACGTTGAGGGCAAGCGCATTGTCCTCGTGGATGACGTTTTGGCAACTGGTGGCACACTCGTTGCGGCGCATGACTTGATTGAGCGCGCCGGTGGTACGGTCGTCGGAAACGCCGTTGTGCTTGAGGTCAAAGGCCTTGGCGGTCGCGAACGGCTTGGGGACACCCCGCTAGTTGTGGTCAGCATGGGCTCCGAAGAGCAGTAA
- a CDS encoding RelA/SpoT family protein, with amino-acid sequence MTTPEKNQKRSGTSMRSVSARLARSLTGGRTKTNPVLEPLLAIHRRYHPKASVELLTRAYETAERLHEGVMRKSGDPYITHPLAVATICAEIGMDTTTVAAALLHDTVEDTEYSLEDITRDFGPEVARLVDGVTKLDKVSLGTAAEAETIRKMIVAMSNDPRVLVIKVADRLHNMRTMRFLPPEKQAKKARETLDVIAPLAHRLGMASVKWELEDLAFAILYPKKYEEIVRLVAERAPSRDRALKDITKEIQAELKANGVKADVMGRPKHYWSIYQKMVVRGRDFNEIFDLVGIRILVDTINDCYTAIGVVHSMYSAMPGRFKDYISNPRFGVYQSLHTTVMNDSGRPLEIQVRTHEMHYNAEFGVAAHWRYKETKGSHKGDQAELDQMTWMRQLLDWQKEAADPNEFLDSLRYDLTSAQLFVFTPKGDVVNLPSGSTPVDFAYAVHTEVGHRCIGAKVNGKLVALETKLNSGDRVEVFTSKDPNAGPSRDWQDFVVSPRAKAKIRQWFAKERREVHLEAGRDALAEEVQRGGLPLHRLFTADSLQKVSTRLGYQDVDGLYTAIGSGHVSSKHVVSLVVEMFGDEDDAVDALTARTPMSQMVPKSRTDGPSILVEGSPDVMAKLAKCCQPVPGDEIFGFITRGGGVSVHRSDCTNAGKLREESARIVDVAWERGTGSGASLATMQLEALDKQGLLAELTRVLNDLRLPVLALNHVCADDHIATVRFTVQVSDTKQLGSLMNQLRNIEGVFDVYRVTA; translated from the coding sequence ATGACTACGCCAGAGAAAAACCAGAAACGTTCTGGCACTAGCATGCGTAGCGTCTCCGCCCGCCTAGCTCGTTCGCTAACCGGCGGACGTACCAAGACTAATCCTGTCTTGGAGCCGCTGCTTGCGATCCACCGCAGGTACCACCCCAAGGCAAGCGTGGAGCTGCTTACCCGCGCGTACGAAACTGCGGAACGCCTCCACGAGGGCGTAATGCGCAAGTCGGGGGATCCCTACATCACTCACCCGTTGGCGGTGGCCACGATCTGCGCGGAGATCGGTATGGACACCACCACCGTCGCCGCGGCTCTTCTGCACGACACGGTGGAGGACACGGAATACTCGCTCGAGGACATCACGCGGGACTTCGGTCCAGAGGTCGCCCGACTTGTCGACGGGGTGACGAAGTTGGACAAGGTATCCCTCGGCACCGCTGCTGAGGCAGAAACCATCCGCAAGATGATCGTCGCCATGTCGAACGACCCTCGCGTTCTAGTCATCAAGGTCGCCGACCGCCTACACAACATGCGCACGATGCGTTTCCTGCCCCCGGAGAAGCAGGCGAAGAAGGCCAGAGAGACCCTCGACGTCATCGCGCCCTTGGCCCACCGTCTTGGAATGGCCAGCGTCAAGTGGGAACTGGAAGACCTTGCTTTTGCGATCCTGTACCCGAAGAAGTACGAAGAAATTGTTCGCCTCGTCGCTGAGCGCGCCCCCTCCCGTGACCGTGCGCTGAAGGACATTACGAAGGAAATCCAGGCGGAACTAAAAGCTAACGGTGTCAAAGCGGACGTCATGGGCCGACCGAAGCACTACTGGTCGATCTACCAAAAGATGGTTGTCCGCGGCCGGGACTTCAACGAGATCTTTGACCTAGTGGGCATTCGCATCCTAGTGGACACCATCAATGATTGTTACACGGCCATCGGCGTGGTTCACTCCATGTACTCAGCGATGCCTGGTCGCTTCAAGGACTACATCTCTAACCCACGCTTTGGCGTGTACCAGTCGTTGCACACGACGGTGATGAATGACTCCGGCCGCCCGCTGGAAATCCAGGTTCGCACCCATGAGATGCACTACAACGCTGAATTCGGTGTTGCCGCGCACTGGCGTTACAAAGAAACCAAGGGCTCGCACAAGGGCGATCAAGCTGAGCTTGATCAGATGACCTGGATGCGCCAGCTACTCGACTGGCAGAAGGAAGCCGCGGATCCCAACGAGTTCCTCGATTCCTTGCGCTACGACCTCACGAGCGCCCAGCTCTTCGTGTTCACCCCCAAGGGTGACGTGGTGAACCTTCCGTCCGGTTCCACACCGGTGGACTTTGCCTACGCAGTCCACACCGAAGTCGGCCACCGCTGCATCGGTGCCAAAGTCAACGGCAAACTCGTCGCGCTTGAGACCAAACTCAATTCTGGTGACAGGGTAGAGGTCTTCACCTCCAAGGACCCGAACGCCGGGCCGTCCCGCGACTGGCAGGACTTTGTTGTTTCCCCACGCGCCAAGGCGAAGATCCGCCAGTGGTTTGCCAAAGAACGCCGCGAGGTTCACCTCGAAGCCGGCCGCGACGCTCTCGCTGAAGAGGTTCAGCGCGGCGGCCTACCACTGCACCGCCTCTTCACCGCGGACAGCCTGCAAAAGGTTTCCACCCGCCTTGGCTATCAGGACGTTGATGGGCTCTACACCGCGATCGGCTCCGGCCACGTCTCTTCCAAGCATGTCGTGTCCCTCGTGGTGGAAATGTTTGGCGATGAGGACGATGCCGTTGATGCGCTGACCGCCCGCACCCCCATGTCGCAGATGGTGCCCAAGTCGCGTACCGACGGGCCGTCCATCCTCGTCGAGGGTTCCCCCGACGTCATGGCCAAGCTGGCCAAGTGCTGCCAGCCCGTCCCCGGCGATGAGATCTTCGGCTTCATCACCCGCGGCGGGGGAGTTTCTGTCCACCGCTCCGACTGCACCAATGCAGGAAAACTCCGCGAGGAATCCGCAAGAATCGTCGACGTCGCCTGGGAGCGCGGCACTGGCTCCGGCGCCTCGCTGGCCACCATGCAGCTCGAAGCTTTGGACAAGCAAGGTCTATTGGCGGAACTCACCCGCGTCCTCAACGACCTCCGCCTACCCGTCCTCGCGCTCAACCACGTCTGCGCCGACGACCACATCGCCACCGTCCGCTTCACCGTCCAAGTCTCCGACACCAAGCAGCTCGGCTCCCTCATGAACCAGCTCCGCAACATCGAGGGCGTCTTTGACGTCTACCGCGTCACCGCGTAA